One region of Nycticebus coucang isolate mNycCou1 chromosome 10, mNycCou1.pri, whole genome shotgun sequence genomic DNA includes:
- the SMIM42 gene encoding small integral membrane protein 42, producing the protein MSSPQLPAFLWDKGTLTTVISDPAYLIKVLFFFALLMTLVTLLILVWKVTKDKGNKNREPDPRKEAALLA; encoded by the coding sequence ATGTCTTCCCCACAGCTTCCAGCCTTCTTATGGGACAAGGGTACGCTCACCACTGTCATATCTGATCCTGCTTACCTAATAAAAGTTCTCTTCTTCTTTGCACTCCTGATGACTCTAGTCACTCTGCTCATTCTGGTCTGGAAAGTCACCAAAGACAAAGGCAACAAGAACAGAGAGCCAGACCCAAGGAAGGAGGCGGCGCTGCTGGCATGA
- the LOC128596266 gene encoding actin-binding protein WASF2-like, with protein MGQTVTTPLSLTLDHWTEVKRRGRDLSVEVKKGPWQTFCSSEWPTFNVGWPSGGTFDLSLIFAIKEIVFQRGPGAHPDQQPYIIVWQDLVQNPPPLVRPWTATSRPPSNPQVLAVQSSGPRKGGDSSDPPKKIYPEIQTDHLLLDPPPPPPPYPPALAPVGGQGGPASPDPAIAPSAPPGEPSLGPAQGTRSHRRGGVSPDTTVALPLRAYGPPPVATDEGPPPLQPLQYWPFSSADLYNWKTNHPPFSEDPQRLTGLVESLMFSHQPTWDDCQQLIQTLFTTEERERILLEARKNVLGADGRPTQLPNIIEAAFPLSRPDWDFNTAED; from the exons atgggacagactgtgacaacccctctgagtttaactctagatcattggactgaagtgaagagaagaggtcgtgatctgtcagtagaggttaaaaaaggcccatggcagactttctgctcctcggagtggcctacttttaacgtcggctggccctcaggaggaacctttgacttatctcttatttttgctattaaagagattgtttttcagagaggaccgggagctcatccggatcaacaaccttacatcatagtctggcaggacctggtgcagaatccgccccccttggttcggccgtggactgccacatccaggcccccgtctaatcctcaggtgctcgctgtccaatcttccggtcccagaaaagggggcgacagttcggacccccctaagaagatctacccggaaatccagactgatcatcttctcctcgaccctccaccccctcctcccccataccctcccgccttggctcctgtcggggggcagggaggaccagcatcgccggatccggcgattgccccctcggcacccccgggggaaccttcactggggcccgcacaaggtaccaggagtcaccgccggggaggagtgtctcccgacactactgttgccctacccctgagggcatacggccccccgccggtggcaacagatgagggaccacctcctctccagcccctccagtactggccattttcttccgcagacctgtataactggaaaactaatcacccccctttttcagaagacccccaacgcctgactgggctggtagagtccctgatgttctctcatcagcccacatgggatgactgccagcagctcatacagactctcttcactactgaagagagggagaggattttattagaagctaggaagaatgtactcggggcggacgggcgtcctacccagctccccaacatcatcgaggctgcctttcccctctccagaccagactgggatttcaacacggcagaag attaa
- the LOC128596264 gene encoding antigen-presenting glycoprotein CD1d-like, with translation MRRLLLLQVWALLWVWGGPEGPQRSFSFRYAQISSFSSSGRPRTDGSFWLGELQTHSWGHSSDAFHFLQPWSRGGFNDQQWERLQHIFQSYRASFTWEVQKFVKKLQVAYPIQLQLAAGCEVSTGNSSTDFFHIAFQGSDFLSFQGTWWEPVAQVPDWVTSVIGELNEDQGTRETVKWLLSDICPQLASSLVEAGASELQKQVKPEAWLSSGPSPGPGRLLLVCHVSGFYPKPVWVMWMRGEQEQPDTQHSDLLPNADWTWYHRATLDVAAGEAAGLSCRVKHSSLEGQDIVLHWGGSRTSTGLVVLAVLACLVSLLVLTVGLRLWLKRCCSYQDIL, from the exons ATGCGGcgcctgctgctgctgcaggtCTGGGCGCTGCTCTGGGTCTGGGGAGGCCCCGAAG GCCCGCAAAGGAGCTTCTCCTTCCGCTACGCCCAGATCTCGTCCTTCTCCAGCAGCGGTCGGCCGCGCACGGACGGGTCATTCTGGCTGGGGGAGCTGCAGACCCACAGTTGGGGCCACTCCTCGGACGCCTTTCACTTCCTGCAGCCTTGGTCTCGGGGCGGATTCAACGACCAGCAATGGGAGAGGCTGCAGCACATCTTTCAGAGTTACCGAGCCAGCTTCACCTGGGAAGTACAGAAATTCGTCAAAAAGCTACAAGTAGCCT ATCCCATTCAGCTCCAGCTGGCCGCCGGCTGCGAGGTAAGCACTGGGAACTCCTCAACAGACTTCTTCCACATAGCATTCCAAGGAAGCGATTTCCTGAGTTTCCAAGGAACCTGGTGGGAGCCAGTTGCACAGGTCCCAGACTGGGTAACCTCGGTCATCGGAGAGCTCAACGAGGACCAGGGCACGAGGGAAACAGTGAAGTGGCTCCTCAGTGACATCTGCCCTCAACTTGCCAGTAGCCTTGTTGAGGCGGGGGCGTCAGAGCTGCAGAAGCAAG TGAAGCCCGAGGCCTGGCTGTCCAGTGGCCCCAGTCCTGGGCCTGGCCGTCTGCTGCTGGTCTGCCACGTCTCAGGATTCTACCCAAAGCCCGTGTGGGTGATGTGGATGCGGGGTGAGCAGGAGCAGCCGGACACTCAGCACAGCGACCTCCTGCCCAATGCTGATTGGACATGGTATCACCGAGCGACCCTGGACGTGGCGGCTGGGGAGGCTGCTGGCCTGTCCTGCCGGGTGAAGCACAGCAGTCTAGAGGGCCAGGACATCGTCCTCCACTggg GAGGGAGCCGCACCTCCACGGGCCTGGTCGTCCTGGCAGTGCTGGCGTGCCTGGTGTCCCTCCTGGTGCTCACTGTAGGATTAAGGCTCTGGCTTAAGAGGTGCTG CTCCTATCAAGACATCCTGTGA